A single region of the Fusarium fujikuroi IMI 58289 draft genome, chromosome FFUJ_chr05 genome encodes:
- a CDS encoding related to methyltransferase, with protein sequence MTTDTEAEKQAGDDAADLKTAVTTSVTEAERHAPTTDESALQAESEQDFPDNDSAIGDDAASSTASINSSIMAYRTENGRTYHAFRESINYVLPNDSSEQERLDLQHHLFTLTLGGKLFLSPIGDTKHLSRVLDAGTGTGVWAIDFADAHPETEVIGIDLSPIQPNFLPTNLQFQVDDLEDEWTFSYNFDFIFARMMTGSIGDFPKFFAQSFNALSPGGWVECQDITFPAQCDDDTLKKDSYIEQWSSLMIEATNKFGRTAESAKFYKQQMIDAGFVNVTEVVYKWPSNKWPADPYYKELGFWCNHNIAGELSGLSMVLFTKGLGWSPEEVEVFLAKVRTDMKDRRIHAWWPIHVVYGQKPEAQV encoded by the exons ATGACGACCGATacagaggctgagaagcaggCAGGCGATGATGCTGCGGATCTCAAGACCGCTGTGACCACTTCAGTGACAGAAGCAGAGAGACATGCGCCCACGACTGATGAGAGCGCGCTGCAAGCCGAG AGTGAGCAGGATTTTCCTGATAACGATTCAGCTATAGGG GATGATGCTGCGAGCAGTACAGCGTCAATCAATTCAAGCATCATGGCCTATCGCACCGAGAACGGACGAACATACCACGCTTTCAGAGAATCCA TCAATTATGTACTCCCAAACGATTCG TCTGAGCAAGAACGTTTAG ATCTGCAACATCATTTGTTCACGCTCACTCTTGGCGGAAAGCTTTTTCTCAGCCCGATTGGAGATACCAAGCATTTGAGCCGCGTTCTTGATGCAGGAACCGGTACTGGCGTCTGGGCGATTGACTTTGCCGACGCCCATCCCGAAACCGAA GTCATCGGCATTGATCTCAGCCCCATCCAACCAAATTT CCTCCCCACAAATCTCCAATTCCAAGTCGACGATCTCGAAGACGAATGGACCTTCTCCTACAACTTcgacttcatcttcgcccGCATGATGACCGGCTCAATCGGTGACTTTCCCAAATTCTTCGCCCAATCCTTCAACGCGCTGAGTCCCGGCGGTTGGGTTGAATGTCAAGACATAACATTTCCCGCACAATGCGACGACGACACTCTCAAGAAGGATTCTTACATCGAGCAGTGGTCCAGCCTCATGATCGAAGCGACGAATAAATTCGGTCGCACGGCAGAGAGTGCGAAATTTTATAAGCAGCAGATGATTGATGCGGGGTTTGTGAACGTTACAGAGGTTGTGTATAAGTGGCCTTCTAACAAATGGCCTGCAGATCCTTATTACAAGGAACTTG GATTTTGGTGTAATCACAACATCGCCGGTGAGCTGTCTGGTCTTTCTATGGTGCTATTCACGAAAGGGCTTGGGTGGAGTCCTGAGGAGGTAGAGGTGTTTTTGGCAAAGGTCAGGACGGATATGAAGGATAGACGCATTCACGCTTGGTGGCCTAT ACACGTTGTTTATGGCCAAAAGCCCGAGGCCCAAGTGTGA
- a CDS encoding probable putative methyltransferase: MVQHPLPDSLISMDEAMNYWQNVSASVDGMLGGFPSVSRIDLQGSRSFLAKLGIGKPRVPRALEGGAGIGRITKGLLLDVAETVDIIEPVAKFTAALVDTPGVGQIHNIGLQDWQLQDIQYDLIWTQWCAGQIPDVLLIQYLERCASALAPLGIIVVKENLSTSGEDTYDKVDSSVTRTDEGFRAIFEKAGLEIIQAELQKGFPKSLLPVKMYALKPKGQ; the protein is encoded by the exons ATGGTACAACATCCACTGCCCGATTCATTGATATCAATGGATGAGGCGATGAACTACTGGCAGAACGTCTCCGCTAGCGTCGACGGCATGCTGGGCGGTTTTCCCTCCGTGTCGAGGATCGACTTACAGGGCTCGCGGTCGTTCCTAGCTAAGCTGGGGATTGGCAAGCCCCGGGTTCCGAGAGCGCTAGAAGGCGGAGCTGG AATTGGTAGAATCACTAAAGGCTTGCTCCTCGATGTCGCTGAGACGGTGGATATCATTGAACCCGTTGCTAAGTTCACCGCTGCTTTGGTAGATACACCCGGTGTAGGCCAGATCCACAACATTGGCTTGCAGGACTGGCAGCTACAAGACATCCAGTATGATTTGATCTGGACACAATGGTGCGCTGGTCAAATACCTGATGTTCTGCTCATCCAATATCTCGAGCGTTGCGCTTCTGCTTTAGCACCTCTGGGAATTATTGTAGTCAAGGAGAACCTGAGTACTTCTGGAGAAGATACATATGATAAAGTTGACAGTAGTGTAACGAG AACGGATGAGGGCTTTAGAGCAATTTTTGAAAAGGCGGGTTTGGAAATTATACAAGCTGAGTTGCAAAAAGGATTTCCGAAATCTTTGCTCCCAGTTAAAATGTATGCCTTGAAGCCAAAGGGACAATGA
- a CDS encoding related to putative methyltransferase, translating to MANPADSQPDSLIQAEKCKEYWESVDSDNNGMLGGVLSVMPSVSRIDLQGSRTFLARLGIGIKSGRQRIPRVLEGGAGIGRITEGLLLKLADQVDVVEPVVKFTDALRGKPGVGEIHNVGLEKWEPSAGAVYDLIWIQWCIGHLNDQELLQFLERCKSVLEKEHGLIVFKENLSTWGQDKFDELDGSVTREDEKFQQLFKRAGLKLVKSDMQRGFPVVKNRQLLPLKMYALRPEQ from the exons ATGGCGAACCCTGCAGACTCACAACCCGATAGCTTAATACAAGCAGAAAAATGCAAAGAATACTGGGAGTCCGTTGACTCTGACAATAATGGAATGCTTGGCGGTGTTTTATCCGTCATGCCCTCCGTTTCCCGCATCGATCTCCAAGGCTCGCGAACCTTCCTTGCCAGATTAGGTATAGGAATCAAGAGTGGTAGACAGAGGATACCGAGAGTTCTTGAGGGTGGAGCGGG AATTGGTCGGATAACTGAGGGTCTTCTCCTGAAGCTCGCAGATCAggttgatgtcgttgagccGGTGGTGAAATTCACAGATGCACTACGCGGCAAGCCCGGCGTAGGAGAAATTCACAACGTCGGCCTTGAGAAATGGGAACCTAGCGCGGGAGCCGTGTACGATCTTATCTGGATCCAATGGTGCATAGGACATCTCAACGACCAGGAGTTATTGCAGTTCTTGGAGAGGTGCAAATCTGTGCTGGAGAAAGAGCACGGTCTTATCGTGTTCAAGGAGAACTTGAGTACGTGGGGTCAGGATAAgtttgatgagcttgatggcagTGTCACAAG GGAAGATGAGAAGTTTCAGCAGCTTTTCAAGAGAGCGGGGCTGAAGTTGGTGAAATCGGATATGCAGCGTGGATTCCCGGTTGTCAAGAACCGTCAACTACTCCCGTTGAAGATGTATGCTCTTCGCCCGGAGCAATAA
- a CDS encoding related to integral membrane protein: MATLDRGVNIYNTSVVPPPIGQESNFDRPLSDVQLATITVFAVTYLLATVSLALRYATSALVVKEWELDIVLITLAWGAALGYFISVCFMMKYGWGSHAWDVSLADMVQYNKYLSPTTLTYMWSPTLTKLSILSVLYRISPARGYQISVYVIAIALLVHTITFTVLLSGPCNPKDVGSGVCLNNLAISQVVLNIATDLSIIILPLPTLHNLQIPFRQKVVVGCILSIGSAVLIASIVRAPYVHIMATNPDFTRKQAEAGVWSLVELNMGIVCNNLMRLKPFLRTYLPRVLTFLGLTAKSKHQGDNPSKSSGNWRGRLSHSYQLNSLEHEDPHHKRFRKEPSVDEAAFGDLDKEASRHNGSTDNILRS; the protein is encoded by the exons atggcTACTCTCGATCGTGGGGTCAACATTTACAACACGTCTGTTGTGCCGCCGCCAATCGGCCAGGAGTCCAATTTTGACAGACCGCTCTCGGACGTGCAACTCGCGACAATCACGGTCTTTGCAGTCACGTACCTCCTCGCCACGGTCTCCCTCGCTCTTCGATATGCCACAAGCGCACTGGTCGTCAAGGAATGGGAACTCGATATCGTGCTCATCACGCTCGCATGGGGCGCCGCGCTGGGCTACTTCATCTCTGTTTGCTTCATGATGAAGTACGGATGGGGCTCGCATGCTTGGGATGTCTCTCTTGCAGATATGGTTCAGTATAACAAG TACCTTTCTCCGACGACGTTAACGTACATGTGGAGTCCGACCCTGACGAAGCTCTCGATCCTGTCCGTTCTTTACCGCATCAGCCCGGCACGAGGCTACCAGATCTCGGTCTATGTCATTGCAATTGCGTTATTGGTCCATACCATCACTTTCACCGTATTGCTTTCAGGGCCTTGCAATCCGAAGGATGTTGGGTCGGGAGTCTGCTTGAACAATCTCGCCATCTCCCAAGTCGTCTTGAACATCGCGACGGATTTATCCATCATCATTCTACCGCTTCCCACGTTACACAATCTTCAAATACCATTTCGACAAAAAGTTGTTGTGGGCTGTATTCTGTCCATTGGTTCTGC TGTCCTAATCGCGTCCATCGTCCGAGCTCCTTACGTCCACATCATGGCCACAAATCCCGACTTCACCCGGAAACAAGCCGAGGCTGGTGTATGGTCTTTGGTCGAACTCAACATGGGCATTGTATGCAACAACCTGATGCGCCTGAAGCCGTTTCTCAGAACATACCTTCCCAGAGTATTGACTTTTCTTGGTCTCACAGCCAAGTCTAAGCATCAAGGAGACAATCCATCCAAGTCCAGCGGGAACTGGAGGGGCAGACTCTCGCACAGCTATCAACTGAATAGTCTAGAGCATGAGGATCCTCATCATAAGAGGTTTAGAAAGGAGCCGTCAGTGGACGAGGCTGCTTTTGGGGACTTGGATAAAGAAGCTTCACGTCATAATGGGAGCACTGATAATATACTTAGATCATAA
- a CDS encoding related to spore coat protein SP96 precursor, whose protein sequence is MPSLLSTLSILALVATHVSSHVIMVEPHPFNLDTEPLYQTWPLSEDLPFPCQGRTQHPEQVTKVTAGTTQLVKFWGSAVHGGGSCQFSVAYGKEPPKDPKKWHTIYSIIGGCPAEAEGNIPSTGTDPHGRANGKECRNDTGKECTKQFNIPIPKDMQNGLATFAWTWFNKIGNREMYMVCSPIEVVGGKDDSSYADTLPAIFRANIPGECTTGASGSVINFPEPGDFGKIYEQGTPGSEGTCAKGVEPNFKDDAAAPEPEKPADSGSPAPTQPSAPAPAPEQPSAPIEGAPAAPSAPVQPSAPAPAPEQPSASAPAPEQPSIPAAPSSMVTMPSAPAQPTDAPAPVDSAKPEAGGPAWSGEFQACPSDVKSGMMHCFSETSWGICNGGWAFVSKVAEGTNCIDGAIAAE, encoded by the coding sequence ATGCCTTCTCTCTTGTCAACCCTCAGCATCTTAGCTCTCGTAGCTACCCACGTCTCCTCCCACGTCATCATGGTCGAACCCCACcccttcaacctcgacacAGAACCCCTCTACCAAACCTGGCCTCTCAGCGAAGATCTCCCCTTCCCCTGCCAAGGCCGAACCCAACACCCTGAGCAAGTCACAAAGGTAACAGCCGGCACGACCCAGCTCGTCAAGTTCTGGGGCAGTGCCGTCCACGGCGGCGGATCATGCCAGTTTAGCGTCGCCTACGGAAAGGAACCCCCCAAGGATCCCAAGAAGTGGCACACCATCTACAGCATTATCGGCGGGTGTCCCGCTGAGGCGGAGGGTAATATCCCTTCCACCGGTACGGATCCGCATGGTCGTGCGAATGGTAAGGAGTGTAGGAATGATACAGGCAAGGAGTGTACTAAGCAGTTCAACATTCCTATTCCCAAGGATATGCAGAATGGGCTGGCGACGTTTGCTTGGACTTGGTTCAACAAGATTGGTAATCGCGAGATGTACATGGTCTGTTCTCCTATTGAAGTCGTAGGCGGAAAGGATGATAGTAGCTACGCTGATACGCTACCTGCTATCTTCCGAGCTAACATACCTGGGGAGTGTACCACTGGTGCTAGTGGAAGTGTCATCAACTTCCCTGAGCCTGGCGACTTCGGTAAGATTTACGAGCAGGGTACACCTGGAAGTGAGGGTACTTGTGCCAAGGGTGTTGAGCCCAACttcaaggatgatgctgctgctcctgagCCGGAGAAGCCAGCTGATTCTGGTTCCCCTGCTCCCACTCAACCTAGTGCTCCCGCTCCGGCGCCTGAACAGCCTTCTGCTCCTATAGAGGGTGCTCCCGCTGCCCCTTCGGCTCCTGTTCAGCCTAGCGCCCCTGCACCCGCTCCCGAACAACCTTCTGCTTCAGCGCCGGCACCTGAACAGCCTTCTATTCCCGCTGCCCCCTCTAGCATGGTTACTATGCCCAGCGCTCCCGCTCAACCCACTGACGCTCCCGCTCCCGTTGACTCAGCCAAGCCTGAAGCCGGCGGTCCCGCTTGGTCTGGTGAGTTTCAGGCCTGTCCCTCTGATGTCAAGTCTGGCATGATGCACTGTTTCTCTGAGACGTCTTGGGGTATCTGCAACGGAGGCTGGGCTTTTGTGTCCAAGGTCGCTGAGGGCACTAATTGCATTGACGGTGCTATCGCTGCTGAATAA